The sequence below is a genomic window from Providencia rettgeri.
CTGATCCATGGCATAAAGCGAAACACAATAAGCGTCGTATTGTGCAAGTTCCATTTGCAGAAAAAATTCGCAGCAAACTAGCTATCGGTGGTGTTTTCCATATGGCAACGGATTGGGAGCCTTATGCAGAGCACATGCTTGAAGTGATGACGAGTGTCGAAGGGTATAAAAACTTATCACCATCAGGTGATTACGTTCCTCGTCCAGAAACAAGACCAGAAACAAAATTTGAAAAGCGCGGCCAGCGGTTAGGGCACGGTGTATGGGATTTAATGTTTGAGAGGATCAAATAATGGCTAAACAACCACGTAGTCGTCGTTTACGTAAAAAATTACGCTTGGATGAGTTCCAAGAGTTAGGCTTTACCGTTAAGTGGAGCTTTAAAGAAGGTACGCCGATTGAGGAAGTTGACAGCACCGTTGACCAACTGATTGCAGAAGCGATTGAACCGAATGGTTTAGCGTTTGAAGCTAGTGGCTATATGAGCTGGGAAGGGATCGTTTGCCTGCAAAAAATTGGTAAATGTACCGAAGAGCACCGCCAAATTGTTGAAAATTGGCTAAAATCAAAAGGGATGAATGACGTCGTCGTTTCTGAGCTTTTTGATGTTTGGTGGGAATAATAATTTTATTGAGTAAATCTCAATAAATAAACTGATTTTTCAGTCGATTGAAGAGGCATCCAAAAATTGGGTGCCTTTATTTTCTGTTGCAAATACTATCTGGAGTCAACGTTTTGAGCGCCATGTTTTCTAACCAGCTACTCAACGATATCCTAGACCAAGTTCGCCCACTGATTGGGCAAGGTTGTGTTGCAAATTATATTCCTGCTTTAGGTTGCGTACCTTCCCACCATTTAGGCATTGCGGTATCCACGATTGACGGTGATATTTTCACCGCAGGGGACGCATATCAACGTTTTTCAATTCAATCTATTTCAAAAGTATTAAGCCTCACGCTTGCAATGACACGTTATGAGGAAGAGGAAATTTGGAGCCGCGTAGGTAAAGAACCCTCAGGGCTACCCTTTAACTCGTTAATTCAAATTGAAATGGAAAAGGGGATCCCACGAAACCCGTTTATTAATGCGGGGGCAATTGTTATTGCGGATATGCTGCAATCACGCCTAAGCGCACCGAAACAGCGTATGTTGGAGTTTGTCCGAAAGCTATCTTGCGAACCTGATATCAGCTATGACACGGTTGTTGCTCGCTCAGAACTGGAACATGCCAGTCGTAATGCCGCTATTGCTTATCTTATGAAATCTTTTGGGAATTTTGGAAATGATGTTTTAACAGTTCTCGAAACTTATTTTCATTATTGTTCTCTAAGTATGAACTGTGTTGAATTAGCGAGATGTTTTTCCTATTTAACATCGCAAGGAATGTCATCTTGTTCCATTGATCCTATCATCACACCGCTACAATCAAGGCAAATTAATGCATTAATGATGACTTGTGGTATGTATGACGGCTCTGGTGAGTTTGCATTTCGGATAGGAATGCCCGGAAAGTCAGGCGTTGGCGGGGGCATTGTCTGCGTAGTACCAAACCAATTTACTGTTGCGGTTTGGTCACCTGAGCTAGACTCAGCGGGGAACTCTTTAGTCGGCTGTGCGGCTTTAGAATTGCTATCGAAACGAATTGGGCGTTCTGTTTTTTAATTCATGCTCTACTAGGAGATTTTATGTTACGCCGTACATTAATTGCATTTTCACTCCTTGCTTGTGCAACGAGTCAAGCTGCAGACTATAGCTGTTCTGTAACACCAAAGGATGACATCTTTATGACACCTGAAAGTGTGCAAGTCATTGGTGCGAGTGGCGATTTAAAAATTACGCCAAATGGTGATATCACGCTTAACGGTAAAAATATTGCTGCAACAGATGCCCAAAAGCAGCAAGCTATTCGTTACCAAGCCGCTATTCGTCAGGACTTACCTTGGATAAAACAAGAATCAGAAAAAAAATTATCAGCCTCCAGGGAAACGATAGACAAAGTTGTCGTTAAAGTGGTCGGTAGCGATAGCAATATCCGTAACCGGTTAACAAAATTAGAAAAAGAGCTTAATGGGCAAATCAATCAAATTATTGAGACTCGCCCTAGTGGTTATGTGTTTCACCATGAAGCCATGAAAACTGTTGAAACGAAAGGGCGCGAGCTAGTTAATGAAAGCCTAGGTGGTATTTTACAAGACAGCATCAACGAAATGGGGCGCAAGCAATTGTTATCAGGTGGTGACGCCAGTAAAGCGCTACAAGGCATGTTAGGGAACTTAGGTGGGTTACAGCAAGAACTCGAATCAGAATGGAAAAAACAAGAGAAAAGTTTCCAGCAATTTGGCCAACAAGTTTGTTCTAAAGTGACTTCAATAGAACAACAGCGCGCTTCGTTACTTAATTCAATCAAAAGTAGCTGATAGCGCTAAAATCACCAATAACCTTATGAACAGTAATGTATTTTTTGTACATTACTGTTTTTTTATTTAGCGATATTATTGTCATCATCAATTTGTGTGATATTAATTCCATTAATGGGAATGAAAATGAAATTGATTCTTATTTGATTGACATCTAAGCCACTCACTTTACAATGCGGGTTTGGCTTAATGACTAAATTGGGATCATTTAAATGAAAAAATTCATACCTGCTCTACTTGTTTCTGTGTTGTCATTCTCTGCGCCTATCGCTCTAAGCGCTGAATCTACCACTTTCACGCCAAATGCGGTGATAGCGCAAGGTGCGGAGAAAGTAATGATCAAACACCTATCAGGTGAAACTGAAGTCGTGAAAAAACCACAAAAAGTGGTTCTGTTTGATTTTGGTGTTTATGACTCAATGCAAAAACTCGGCTTAGGCGACAAAGTTGTTGCACTCCCAACAGGCAATGCTCCCGCTTATATAAAAGGCAGCATTCCTGCATCAATGGAAAATGCAGGTGGAATGAAACAACCTGATTTAGCCAAAATCGCGCAATTAAAACCTGACCTGATTGTGATCACGGGTCGTCAAGGCAAGTCTTATGATGAGTTATCAAAAATTGCACCCACTATTAATTTAGGTTCTGATAGCAAACACTACATTGATTCTGTGAAAGCCAATATTGGTGTGATTGGCGAACTTTATGGTAACCAAAAAGCGGTTGATGAGCAGTTAGTCCAATTAGATAAAGTCATCGCAGACGCCCAGAAGAAAGCGGCTGATTCCAATAAAAAAGTTTTAGTATTGATGCATAATGACGGCAAATTAATTCCAAATAGCCAAGCCGTTGTTTACAGCGTTGTGAAAGCGCAACGCGCTGACCTACCGGTTGATGAAAGTGCAGATAAAGCAAAACGCCGTGTAGTGGATACCAAAACTATTGCTCAAGCTAATCCAGATGTGATCCTGATTGTTGACCGTAGCGAAGCGATTGGTGCTGGTAAATTGGATAAAACAGTATTTGAAGATAGCAACATTCAAGAAACCAAAGCGTATAAAGATGGCAAAATTACTTACCTGCAATCTGACTTATGGTATTTGTCAGGTGGTGGTTTAGTTAGCTTAACAGAGCAAGTTAATGCGGTGGTGAATGCTCTATAACAGATATCTGCCACTGTCTTATTGATAGTGGCAATATGTATTACCTCAATTGTTATTCTTGTCTATTTCGTTTTTACCTCTAAACAAAAAGCCCACTTTAATTTGAAGTGGGCTTTCATCTAATTTACAAGCGAAATGATTTATAAATGAACGGAATAACCGCTATTCTTCACCTAAAAATAACTCTAATAGAGAATTGAGAAACAATTTTCCATGCTCTGTGATCTGCCATTCATCCGCCGTTTCTGTGATATAACCTTTAGCTAAGGCTTCATCAATAGCCGCTCTAACTGTTGACTCTGGTAACCCAGTATATTGGGTAAACTCAGTTCGAGGCATGGCTTCAAGTAAACGAAAACGGTTCATGAAATATTCAAATGGCCTATCAGAGGCGTCAACATCATAAGATTGATGCATGTATCGGCCTTCCATATAACCTCGAGGATGCTTTGTTTTTACGGTTCGTAAAATTTGCCCATCTTCAAAAGAAATTTTTCCATGAGCGCCACAACCAATACCTAAATAGTCACCAAAGCGCCAGTAGTTGAGGTTGTGTTGGCATTGGTAACCGGGTTTAGCATAGGCAGATGTTTCATATTGCTGATAACCTGCCGCACTCAATAATTTATGGCCTTCGGTATAAATATCCCATAGCGTATCGTCATCGGGTAATACCGGAGGACGTGAGCCAAATTGGGTGTTTGGTTCAATGGTTAATTGGTACCAAGACAGGTGTGGAGGTGCAAGTTCAATGGCTTGGCGCAGGTCAGATAAACCTTCAACTTGAGTTTGCGCAGGTAACCCGTGCATTAAATCGAGGTTAAAGCTTCTTAAATTAAGATTGGTGGCTAACTGAGCGGCGCGCTTCGCTTCATCAGCGCCATGAATACGGCCTAAAGTGATTAACTTGTCATTACCGAAGCTTTGTACGCCAATAGAAATACGGTTGATCCCTGCTGCTTGGTAACCAGCAAAACGGTCAGCCTCAACAGTACCGGGGTTGGCTTCCATGGTGACTTCCGCATGAGGGTCTAGAACAACTCGCTGACGTACGCCATCCATTAAGGCCTGCATTGACTCTGCACTTAATAAACTGGGCGTTCCACCCCCAATAAAAATGGTTTTTACCGAACGCCCAGCAACTAATTTTGCATCAATGTCTAAATCGGCCAATAAGTGCGCCACATATTCTTGCTGAGGGATTTCCCCTTTAAGTGTGTGTGAGTTGAAGTCACAATAAGGGCACTTTTGCACACACCAAGGGATATGGATATACAGGCTCAGCGGAGGTAATTTAAGCATTCTTTAGCACATCCAACATCATTGTGAGTGCTCTTCCACGATGTGAAACGGCTTGTTTTTCTGCTTTAGTTAACTCTGCTGAGGTGCAACCTAATTCAGGAACATAAAATATTGGGTCATAACCGAAGCCACCTTGGCCTTTGCGTTCATGAGTTATAACACCGTGCCAGCGACCATGAAAAACCAACGGCGTTGGGTCTTCTGCATGGCGTAAATAGACTAATACACAGTTGAATTGAGCCTGACGTTGGTCATCAGGCACATTTTTCATTGCTTCTAATAGCTTAACTAGGTTTTGCTCGTCTGTTGCTTCTTCACCTGCGTAGCGGGCAGAGTAAATTCCCGGCGCGCCACCGAGGGCATCAACGGAAATTCCTGAATCATCAGCAATTGCGGGTAACCCGGTTTGCGCTGCTGCATGGCGCGCTTTTAGGATCGCATTCTCAATAAAGGTTAAGCCCGTTTCTTCTGCGGACTTAACACCTAATGAGGTTTGAGCGACGATATCCATCCCAAAATCACGTAGTAGGTCAGCTAACTCATTCACTTTTCCCGGGTTACCGGTGGCTAAAACAACTTTTTGCATTATTTAAAACTCGTTTTTACATAATACCAATGGAATACATCATTGCAGTTAATGATGGGTCAATCATCAGTGAAATATCAACACGCAAATAATTCAGAGCGATTAAAATAAACATGACAATCATTGCGGAGAAATCTAACCCGCCCATCGCAGGGATGATTCGGCGAATTGGTGCCATTAAAGGTTCTGTTAATTGGTACAATAAATAATCTACAGGGTTACGGCCTTGGCTAACCCAGCTTAAAATCGCACGGATTAAAATCATCCAAAAAATCAATTTACCAGTATAGGTTAATAATAAAATCAGCCCCATAGGCAGAATGCTTACACCTAAAATTGGGAGTAAGTTAGTCGCCCACATACCAAAGATAATGGCTGCAATCGCTAAAATAAACGCAACAACGACAGATGCGGTATCTATCGCACCAAAAGAAGGAATGACTCGGCGCAATGGTGCGACAATAGGTTGTGTTGCTTTAACGACAAATTTAGAAAAAGGGTTATAGAAATCTGCACGTACCCACTGCATCCATACGCGCAGTAGTAATACAAAAATGTACAGTTGGATCAGGGTCGTAACGACGAATACTAAGGTCTGCATGGTGAGTTCCGCGATTAATTTAAAAAAGTTTTTCCATTTCTTCAGCTCTATTTATTGCGCTTTGCATTGCATCGGCAACAATCTGCGGAAGATTTCCATTATAAAATTGCTCTAAAGCCATCGCGGTGGTACCGCCTTTAGAGGTGACTTGTTCACGTAGAGTCGAAAAAGCCGTATCGTTTTGCGACTTAGCAAGCTCTACAGCCCCTTCAATCGCCTGAAGAACAAGGTCTCTAGCTTGCTGTTTATCATAACCGAGTTGTTCCGCTTTTTGTTGCATCGATTCCATAAATAGAAAGAAATAAGCCGGAGAGCTACCAGTAATGGCAATAATGTTATTGATTTCTTGCTCTTGTTGGCACCAAATCGTGGAGCCGACACTCTGCATCAGTTCTTGTGCAAATTGTTTGTCTTGCTCTGAAACTTTCCCTTGAGCAAATAGCCCACTAACGCCTTTCCCTACCAATGATGGTGTGTTTGGCATGATGCGTACTAAATTCAGCGAATGAGCGAAATAGTCGTTATAACGTTCAGCTGGGATCCCAGCCGCAATGGTGAGGATTAATTTTTGCTCAAAATCAGCCGCATTTTGTAGTGGTTCACATACTTCTTTCATCATTTGCGGCTTAACAGCAAGGACAATCACATCTGCAGCTTTAACAGCGGCTAAGTTATCATCACTGCTGATAATGCCATATTGTTCAGCCAGTTTTTCTCGACGTACAGGCGTAGGAGAACACACCGTGATCATCGATGCAGGGTAACCATGGTTAACCTGCCCAGCAATGATGGCGTGAGCCATATTTCCGGCGCCGATGAAGGCAATTTTACGATGTTGCATTCTGTTCTCCTATTTATGGGTGATATTGGCGCGCGCCAAAAATAGCGGTTCCTATGCGAACAAGTGTTGAACCGCAATGGATTGCTGCGCGCATGTCGTCAGTCATCCCCATTGAAAGCGTGTCAACTGTGGGATAAGTAATTTGTAATTGCTTAAATGCCTCATTCATTTGATGAAACACAGCACATTGGCGCTCATAATCCGTTTCAGGTGCAGGAATTGTCATTAGCCCACGTAACACAAGGTTGGGCATAGTCGCGACTTGTGCAGCGAGCTCTGCCACTTCTTCTCGCGTTATACCCGATTTACTGTTTTCATCGCTGATATTAATTTGGATTAGCACATTGAGAGGGGCTTTTTCACTGGGACGCTGGTCATTTAAGCGCTGGGCAATTTTCGCTCTGTCTAAGGTATGGAACCAGTCAAAATGTTCAGCGACAAGGCGGCTTTTATTTGACTGTAACGGGCCAATAAAATGCCAAATAAGGTCATTTCTGTTCGAAAAATATTGAATTTTTTCAACACCTTCTTGAACATAATTTTCACCAAATTGGCGCTGACCTGCCTCAATGGCTTCTAAAATAGCCTCACAAGGTTTTGTTTTACTTACCGCAAGTAGCGTAATGTCTTGTTGTGAGCGCTGACACTCTGCGGCAGCATGCTCAATACGCGCGGTGACATCAGAGATATTATTTTGAATGGTCATTGTTTTATTCAATATAGTTTATTCAATACTATTTTATTCATGTCATACATGAACAGCGACTGTTGACCATAGTGTAAAGCAAATTACATCAGAGCGGCACCTTTGCATGAGATTAAGACGAAAAATAACCTCATATTCGTGTAAATTTAAAGATGTTGCTCAAACCAGCTTTCAAGGATCACTACGGCAGAGGCTGAATCCACTTTGCCCTTACTGAGTGCGCGATAACCACCTTGTTCAAAAAGACCTGCTTTTGCTTCAACAGTGGAAAGACGTTCATCATGTAATTCGACTTTAACACCAAAACGGCCATGAATGCGATTTGCAAAATTACGGGCTTGGCTTGTAACGAGTTGCTCGGTACCATCCATATTAAGGGGAAGTCCAACAATAACCAACTGAGGTTGCCATTCTTTAAGTAACTTTTCGATTTGTTGCCAATCAGGGCGGCCGTCACTCGCTTTTAGTGAGGTTAATGGTCGTGCAGTACCTGTAATTTCTTGTCCAACCGCTACACCGATGCTTTTGGTTCCAAAATCAAAGGCTAACAAAGTTCTTCCAGACATTAAGCATGCCCCGCTTGCATTGAAATGGTATAAATATCAACACCAATTAATTTAGCCGCAGCGCTCCAGCGCTCATGAATGGGGGTGTTAAAAATAAGCTGAGGAGAAGCTTCGACAGTTAGCCAGCTATTTTCCATAATTTCCCGTTCAAGTTGGCCAGGTTCCCAGCTTGCATAACCTAGCGCAACTAATGAGTTTGCAGGTGAGTGCTCACTTCCTAACGTTTCTAAAATGTCTTTTGACGTTGTCACCATCACTTCATCATTTAAATGCAGGCTAGATAAAAAACCCTTAATCGGTGTGTGTAAGATAAACCCATGCTCTTCTGCAACTGGGCCACCTGCGATGACTGGCTTTTTTAAATTACGATCATCAACTTTATCTGAAATTGTGATTTCGAGTTTTTTGAGCATCGTATCGACGGAAAAGTCATCAATAGGTTTGTTAATCACAATCCCCATCGCCCCTTTTTCGTTGTGCTCACACACATAAACGACCGATTGTTCAAAATAAGGGTCTGTTAAGGATGGCATGGCGATAAGAAAATGGTTTTGCAGATTCAAACTTAGACTCCAGCAAATTTAATCATAATTAATAGAATACAATAAAAGGTTAGATTATAGGTGGTAGAGCAAACTGATGACGTTTACCGTCTAAAAACAGTAAAAATCATCAGTAAAGATAAACCACCGCTATAAATTATTTATTGAGACGGCGTTCAATGGCATCCATTAACATACCGGTAATGGAGATATCAAATGCAGCTTCAATTTCCCGTGCACATGTTGGGCTAGTCACGTTAATTTCGGTTAAACGGTCACCAATGATATCGAGGCCAACAAAGATTAAGCCTTTTTCTTTTAATGTTGGTGCAACGGCTCGTGCAATGGCCCAATCACTTTCACTTAAAGGACGCGCTTCCCCGCGCCCACCTGCAGCAAGGTTACCTCGGGTTTCGCCTTGAGCTGGAATTCGCGCTAAGCAATAAGGAACAGGTTCACCATCAACAACTAAGACACGCTTATCACCATCTTTAATTGCCGGCAGAAAGTTTTGTGCCATGCAGTAGCGAGAGCTATGTTCTGTTAGCGTTTCAATAATCACACCCACATTTGGGTCATCTTGCTTGAGGCGGAAAATCGAAGCGCCACCCATGCCATCTAGTGGTTTAAAAATGACATCGCCATGTTTTTGGTGGAATTCTCTCAACTTTTGTGGGTTGCGAGTGACTAATGTGTCCGGTGTTAGCTCAGCAAACCAAGCAGTGAAGAGTTTCTCATTGCAGTCACGTAGGCTTTGTGGTTTATTCACAATTAAGGTGCCAGCTTGCTCCGCTCTTTCTAGAATATAAGTCGCATAGATAAACTCAGTATCAAAAGGCGGGTCTTTACGCATTAAAATGGCATCAAGAGAACTTAGCGCAATATCTTGCTCTCCTTGAAACTCATACCATTTTTCTGGGTTTTCTTCGACCGTCACGATTTTGGTTTGTGCGCGAGCTTCACCTTGGTGTAAATACAGGTCATTCATTTCCATATAATGGATTTCATAACCACGACGCTGAGCTTCCAACATCATTGCAAAAC
It includes:
- a CDS encoding YggL family protein, with product MAKQPRSRRLRKKLRLDEFQELGFTVKWSFKEGTPIEEVDSTVDQLIAEAIEPNGLAFEASGYMSWEGIVCLQKIGKCTEEHRQIVENWLKSKGMNDVVVSELFDVWWE
- the glsB gene encoding glutaminase B — its product is MSAMFSNQLLNDILDQVRPLIGQGCVANYIPALGCVPSHHLGIAVSTIDGDIFTAGDAYQRFSIQSISKVLSLTLAMTRYEEEEIWSRVGKEPSGLPFNSLIQIEMEKGIPRNPFINAGAIVIADMLQSRLSAPKQRMLEFVRKLSCEPDISYDTVVARSELEHASRNAAIAYLMKSFGNFGNDVLTVLETYFHYCSLSMNCVELARCFSYLTSQGMSSCSIDPIITPLQSRQINALMMTCGMYDGSGEFAFRIGMPGKSGVGGGIVCVVPNQFTVAVWSPELDSAGNSLVGCAALELLSKRIGRSVF
- a CDS encoding DUF2884 domain-containing protein, which translates into the protein MLRRTLIAFSLLACATSQAADYSCSVTPKDDIFMTPESVQVIGASGDLKITPNGDITLNGKNIAATDAQKQQAIRYQAAIRQDLPWIKQESEKKLSASRETIDKVVVKVVGSDSNIRNRLTKLEKELNGQINQIIETRPSGYVFHHEAMKTVETKGRELVNESLGGILQDSINEMGRKQLLSGGDASKALQGMLGNLGGLQQELESEWKKQEKSFQQFGQQVCSKVTSIEQQRASLLNSIKSS
- a CDS encoding siderophore ABC transporter substrate-binding protein, with the translated sequence MKKFIPALLVSVLSFSAPIALSAESTTFTPNAVIAQGAEKVMIKHLSGETEVVKKPQKVVLFDFGVYDSMQKLGLGDKVVALPTGNAPAYIKGSIPASMENAGGMKQPDLAKIAQLKPDLIVITGRQGKSYDELSKIAPTINLGSDSKHYIDSVKANIGVIGELYGNQKAVDEQLVQLDKVIADAQKKAADSNKKVLVLMHNDGKLIPNSQAVVYSVVKAQRADLPVDESADKAKRRVVDTKTIAQANPDVILIVDRSEAIGAGKLDKTVFEDSNIQETKAYKDGKITYLQSDLWYLSGGGLVSLTEQVNAVVNAL
- the hemW gene encoding radical SAM family heme chaperone HemW, whose amino-acid sequence is MLKLPPLSLYIHIPWCVQKCPYCDFNSHTLKGEIPQQEYVAHLLADLDIDAKLVAGRSVKTIFIGGGTPSLLSAESMQALMDGVRQRVVLDPHAEVTMEANPGTVEADRFAGYQAAGINRISIGVQSFGNDKLITLGRIHGADEAKRAAQLATNLNLRSFNLDLMHGLPAQTQVEGLSDLRQAIELAPPHLSWYQLTIEPNTQFGSRPPVLPDDDTLWDIYTEGHKLLSAAGYQQYETSAYAKPGYQCQHNLNYWRFGDYLGIGCGAHGKISFEDGQILRTVKTKHPRGYMEGRYMHQSYDVDASDRPFEYFMNRFRLLEAMPRTEFTQYTGLPESTVRAAIDEALAKGYITETADEWQITEHGKLFLNSLLELFLGEE
- a CDS encoding XTP/dITP diphosphatase, which codes for MQKVVLATGNPGKVNELADLLRDFGMDIVAQTSLGVKSAEETGLTFIENAILKARHAAAQTGLPAIADDSGISVDALGGAPGIYSARYAGEEATDEQNLVKLLEAMKNVPDDQRQAQFNCVLVYLRHAEDPTPLVFHGRWHGVITHERKGQGGFGYDPIFYVPELGCTSAELTKAEKQAVSHRGRALTMMLDVLKNA
- a CDS encoding YggT family protein, with amino-acid sequence MQTLVFVVTTLIQLYIFVLLLRVWMQWVRADFYNPFSKFVVKATQPIVAPLRRVIPSFGAIDTASVVVAFILAIAAIIFGMWATNLLPILGVSILPMGLILLLTYTGKLIFWMILIRAILSWVSQGRNPVDYLLYQLTEPLMAPIRRIIPAMGGLDFSAMIVMFILIALNYLRVDISLMIDPSLTAMMYSIGIM
- the proC gene encoding pyrroline-5-carboxylate reductase gives rise to the protein MQHRKIAFIGAGNMAHAIIAGQVNHGYPASMITVCSPTPVRREKLAEQYGIISSDDNLAAVKAADVIVLAVKPQMMKEVCEPLQNAADFEQKLILTIAAGIPAERYNDYFAHSLNLVRIMPNTPSLVGKGVSGLFAQGKVSEQDKQFAQELMQSVGSTIWCQQEQEINNIIAITGSSPAYFFLFMESMQQKAEQLGYDKQQARDLVLQAIEGAVELAKSQNDTAFSTLREQVTSKGGTTAMALEQFYNGNLPQIVADAMQSAINRAEEMEKLF
- a CDS encoding YggS family pyridoxal phosphate-dependent enzyme, encoding MTIQNNISDVTARIEHAAAECQRSQQDITLLAVSKTKPCEAILEAIEAGQRQFGENYVQEGVEKIQYFSNRNDLIWHFIGPLQSNKSRLVAEHFDWFHTLDRAKIAQRLNDQRPSEKAPLNVLIQINISDENSKSGITREEVAELAAQVATMPNLVLRGLMTIPAPETDYERQCAVFHQMNEAFKQLQITYPTVDTLSMGMTDDMRAAIHCGSTLVRIGTAIFGARQYHP
- the ruvX gene encoding Holliday junction resolvase RuvX, which encodes MSGRTLLAFDFGTKSIGVAVGQEITGTARPLTSLKASDGRPDWQQIEKLLKEWQPQLVIVGLPLNMDGTEQLVTSQARNFANRIHGRFGVKVELHDERLSTVEAKAGLFEQGGYRALSKGKVDSASAVVILESWFEQHL
- a CDS encoding YqgE/AlgH family protein; this translates as MNLQNHFLIAMPSLTDPYFEQSVVYVCEHNEKGAMGIVINKPIDDFSVDTMLKKLEITISDKVDDRNLKKPVIAGGPVAEEHGFILHTPIKGFLSSLHLNDEVMVTTSKDILETLGSEHSPANSLVALGYASWEPGQLEREIMENSWLTVEASPQLIFNTPIHERWSAAAKLIGVDIYTISMQAGHA
- the gshB gene encoding glutathione synthase is translated as MIKLGIVMDPISSIKIKKDTSFAMMLEAQRRGYEIHYMEMNDLYLHQGEARAQTKIVTVEENPEKWYEFQGEQDIALSSLDAILMRKDPPFDTEFIYATYILERAEQAGTLIVNKPQSLRDCNEKLFTAWFAELTPDTLVTRNPQKLREFHQKHGDVIFKPLDGMGGASIFRLKQDDPNVGVIIETLTEHSSRYCMAQNFLPAIKDGDKRVLVVDGEPVPYCLARIPAQGETRGNLAAGGRGEARPLSESDWAIARAVAPTLKEKGLIFVGLDIIGDRLTEINVTSPTCAREIEAAFDISITGMLMDAIERRLNK